One Gossypium raimondii isolate GPD5lz chromosome 3, ASM2569854v1, whole genome shotgun sequence genomic window carries:
- the LOC105796560 gene encoding uncharacterized protein LOC105796560, with translation MLVSTKIYFLCDFCGTDGDHFPYFCATCHLIVHKNCISLPLHIMITRHHHTISLSYSFRPNQVEDWMCKICYEKVDISYGHYRCPASRCRYIAHALCATDKAIWDGTIMPKGYDERSEELVDEPWNLNTDVVEQIRIGELMVASEIKHSYHDHNLRLTFSGKTKDDDSECDGCTRPISTPFYSCEQCKSFLHKECAELPKEMPHPFHKHLLTLVNSHGECGYSWCRAYRRLYQGFSYRCYDVDCRFGIDIQCMLLSDTLKHPSHEHSLFVVHNNEGTSCSACFKRLYPWEVAYRCMKRCDFSLDVGCATLPLTAWYKYDRHALTLTFSDDSEPFQLYCDLCEKKRKPNRWFYYCADCDNSLHLNCAIGYLPYMKLGKKLKEYWHKHPFTVVKNIWNCPLCKVCGEVCNGQALECKESECNFTVHWNCLWDLRE, from the coding sequence ATGCTTGTATCTACAAAAATATACTTTCTTTGTGATTTTTGTGGCACTGACGGAGATCACTTCCCCTATTTCTGTGCTACATGTCACCTCATTGTCCACAAGAATTGCATTTCATTGCCACTTCACATCATGATAACACGACATCATCACACGATTTCTCTTTCGTATTCTTTTCGACCGAATCAAGTTGAGGATTGGATGTGCAAAATTTGTTACGAGAAAGTTGATATAAGCTATGGCCATTACCGTTGTCCTGCTTCTCGTTGCCGTTATATTGCTCATGCACTTTGTGCAACTGATAAAGCAATTTGGGATGGAACAATTATGCCGAAAGGCTATGATGAGAGGTCTGAGGAACTGGTGGATGAACCTTGGAATTTGAATACTGATGTTGTTGAACAAATTCGTATTGGAGAGCTAATGGTAGCAAGTGAGATCAAGCATTCCTATCATGATCATAATTTAAGACTCACCTTTAGTGGGAAGACCAAAGATGATGATAGTGAGTGCGATGGGTGCACGAGACCTATATCAACTCCTTTTTATAGTTGTGAGCAATGCAAGTCCTTTCTCCACAAAGAATGCGCTGAATTGCCTAAAGAAATGCCACACCCATTTCACAAGCATTTGCTTACTCTCGTGAACTCACACGGTGAGTGTGGTTATTCATGGTGCCGTGCTTATCGTCGTCTGTATCAAGGATTTAGCTACAGATGCTACGACGTAGATTGCAGGTTCGGAATTGACATTCAATGTATGTTATTGTCGGACACCTTGAAGCACCCAAGTCACGAGCATTCACTCTTTGTTGTCCACAACAACGAGGGAACGAGTTGCAGTGCTTGTTTCAAAAGACTATACCCGTGGGAAGTTGCATATAGGTGCATGAAGCGCTGTGATTTCAGTTTAGATGTAGGTTGTGCAACACTACCACTCACTGCTTGGTACAAGTATGACAGGCATGCTCTTACTTTGACTTTTTCTGATGATTCTGAGCCTTTTCAACTTTACTGCGATCtctgtgaaaaaaaaagaaagccaAATCGTTGGTTTTACTACTGTGCTGATTGTGATAACTCTCTTCATCTCAATTGTGCTATTGGGTATCTCCCATATATGAAGCTtgggaaaaaattgaaagaatattggcATAAACATCCATTCACTGTTGTGAAAAACATCTGGAATTGCCCTCTATGTAAGGTATGTGGTGAGGTTTGCAATGGGCAGGCCCTAGAATGTAAAGAATCTGAATGCAATTTTACCGTCCATTGGAATTGCCTTTGGGATCTCCGGGAATGA
- the LOC105796561 gene encoding 26S proteasome non-ATPase regulatory subunit 1 homolog A, which translates to MAASAATMVSSAGGLLAMLNESHPQLKLHALTNLIGFVDQFWPEISTSVPIIESLYEDEEFGQHQRQLAALLVSKVFYYLGELNDSLSYALGAGPLFDVSEDSDHVHTLLAKAIDEYASFRSKAAESSDEAAKVDPRLEEIVERMLDKCIMDRKYQQAMGIAIECRRLDKLEEAITRSENVHAILAYCTHVSHSFVYRREYRREVLRLLVKVYQKLPSPDYLSTSQCLMFLDEPEGVANILEKLLRSENKEDALLAFQVAFDLVENEHQAFLLNVRDRLSAPKSLPSEPVQPGSTNPAPAENENSTASEDVQMTDGSSAITTNVHEADPKEVMYAERLMKVKGILSGETSIQLTLQFLYSHNKSDLLILKTIKQSVEMRNSVCHSATIYANAIMHAGTTVDTFLRDNLDWLSRATNWAKFSATAGLGVIHRGHLQQGRSLMAPYLPQGGAGGGGSPYSEGGALYALGLIHANHGEGIKQFLRDSLRNTNVEVIQHGACLGLGLAALGTADEEIYEDIKSVLYTDSAVAGEAAGISIGLLMVGTASEKASEMLAYAHETQHEKIIRGLALGIALTVYGREEEADTLIEQMTRDQDPIIRYGGMYALALAYRGTANNKAIRQLLHFAVSDVSDDVRRTAVLALGFVLYSEPEQTPRIVSLLSESYNPHVRYGAALAVGISCAGTGLSEAISLLEPLTSDVVDFVRQGALIAMAMVMIQINEASDSRVGTFRRQLEKIILDKHEDTMSKMGAILASGILDAGGRNVTIRLLSKTKHDKITAVVGLAVFSQFWYWYPLIYFVSLSFSPAAFIGLNYDLKVPRFEFLSHAKPSLFEYPKPTTVPTTTSAVKLPTAVLSTSAKAKARAKKEAEQKANAEKSSGAESSSSASITVKGKSSSEKDGEAMQVDGPPEKKAEPEPSFEILTNPARVVPAQEKFIKFLEDSRYAPVKLAPSGFVLLRDLRPDEPEALSLTDAPALAASPAGGSAVGQQSSSSAMAVDDEPQPPQPFEFTS; encoded by the exons ATGGCGGCATCAGCGGCGACGATGGTCAGCTCGGCTGGTGGCTTATTAGCGATGCTTAACGAGAGCCATCCTCAGTTGAAATTACATGCTCTCACTAATTTAATTGGGTTCGTTGATCAATTTTGGCCCGAGATCTCCACCAGCGTTCCTATAAT AGAAAGCTTATATGAAGATGAAGAATTTGGCCAGCATCAGAGACAACTTGCTGCGCTTCTTGTCTCAAAG GTTTTTTATTACTTGGGTGAACTTAATGATTCGTTGTCTTATGCTCTTGGAGCTGGCCCTCTTTTTGATGTTTCTGAGGATTCTGATCATGTGCATACTCTCCTTG CCAAGGCGATAGATGAGTATGCCAGCTTTCGGTCAAAGGCAGCTGAATCAAGTGATGAAGCTGCAAAGGTTGACCCTAGGTTGGAGGAGATTGTGGAGAGAATGCTGGATAA GTGTATTATGGATAGAAAATACCAACAAGCGATGGGAATTGCAATTGAGTGCCGGAGACTGGATAAACTTGAGGAAGCAATAACAAGGAGTGAAAATGTTCATGCAATCTTAGCATATTGCACTCATGTTtctcattcttttgtatatcGCCGAGAATATCGTCGTGAG GTGCTTCGGCTTCTTGTTAAAGTGTACCAAAAACTGCCTTCTCCTGATTATTTGAGCACTTCTCAGTGCCTAATGTTCTTGGATGAACCTGAAGGTGTTGCAAATATATTGGAGAAACTTCTCCGTTCTGAAAATAAGGAGGATGCTCTTTTGGCTTTCCAAGTTGCATTCGATCTTGTGGAGAATGAGCACCAGGCTTTTCTGTTAAATGTAAGAGATCGCCTTTCTGCTCCCAAATCTCTACCTTCAGAACCAGTACAGCCAGGATCCACCAACCCTGCTCCagctgaaaatgaaaattctacTGCTTCAGAGGATGTTCAGATGACAGATGGGTCTTCTGCTATTACTACAAATGTTCATGAGGCAGATCCTAAGGAAGTTATGTATGCTGAGAGGCTGATGAAAGTCAAAGGAATTTTGTCTGGGGAGACCTCGATACAGTTGACTCTACAATTCTTGTACAGTCATAACAA ATCGGATCTATTAATTTTGAAGACAATAAAGCAGTCTGTTGAAATGAGGAATAGTGTTTGTCACAGCGCTACAATCTATGCTAATGCAATAATGCATGCTGGAACAACTGTGGATACATTCCTGAGGGACAATCTG GACTGGCTGAGTAGAGCTACCAATTGGGCTAAATTCAGTGCAACAGCTGGGCTTGGTGTTATTCACAGAGGACATCTGCAGCAAGGCAGGTCTCTAATGGCTCCATATTTGCCCCAGGGTGGGGCTGGAGGTGGTGGGAGTCCTTATTCTGAAGGTGGGGCATTATATGCTTTGGGTCTCATTCATGCCAACCATGGTGAGGGCATTAAGCAATTCCTTCGTGATAGCCTACGCAACACTAATGTTGAG GTTATTCAACATGGTGCATGCCTAGGACTTGGTTTGGCAGCTCTAGGAACTGCTGATGAAGAAATCTATGAAGACATCAAAAGTGTGCTTTATACTGACAGTGCTGTTGCCGGTGAAGCTGCTGGCATCAGTATAGGTTTGCTCATGGTTGGAACTGCTAGCGAGAAGGCAAGCGAGATGCTTGCTTATGCACATGAGACGCAGCATGAAAAAATTATCAG GGGTTTAGCATTAGGGATTGCTCTTACAGTATATGGAAGGGAAGAAGAAGCAGACACATTAATTGAGCAGATGACTCGGGATCAAGATCCTATTATCCGTTATGGTGGTATGTATGCATTAGCATTGGCCTATAGGGGAACTGCAAACAATAAGGCTATTCGTCAGCTGCTGCACTTTGCTGTATCAGATGTGAGTGATGATGTTAGGAGAACTGCTGTTTTAGCACTGGGGTTTGTCCTTTACTCAGAGCCAGAGCAG ACTCCTCGAATTGTCTCCTTACTGTCTGAGTCTTACAACCCTCATGTTCGATATGGTGCGGCACTTGCAGTGGGTATTTCATGTGCTGGCACTGGATTGAGTGAGGCCATATCATTGTTAGAACCCTTGACATCAGATGTTGTTGATTTTGTTCGCCAAGGTGCTCTTATTGCGATGGCTATGGTCATGATTCAGATCAATGAAGCAAGTGATTCTCGTGTCGGGACATTCAG GCGTCAACTTGAAAAAATTATACTGGATAAGCATGAAGACACAATGAGCAAGATGGGAGCAATCTTGGCCTCTGGGATCCTTGATGCTGGTGGAAGAAATGTAACCATAAGATTGCTTTCCAAGACAAAGCATGACAAAATCACTGCAGTCGTTGGTCTTGCTGTTTTTAGCCAGTTTTGGTATTGGTATCCCCTCATTTATTTTGTCAGCTTGTCATTTTCACCTGCAGCCTTTATTGGACTGAACTACGACCTGAAAGTTCCAAGGTTCGAGTTCTTATCACATGCAAAACCTTCACTTTTCGAGTATCCAAAACCTACTACTGTTCCCACCACGACATCAGCAGTCAAACTTCCAACTGCTGTCCTGTCAACATCAGCAAAGGCTAAAGCTAGGGCTAAGAAAGAGGCGGAACAAAAGGCAAATGCTGAGAAATCATCTGGGGCAGAGTCCTCATCTTCTGCTTCAATTACTGTGAAAGGGAAATCAAGCAGTGAGAAGGATGGGGAAGCTATGCAG GTTGATGGTCCTCCCGAGAAGAAAGCTGAGCCGGAGCCATCATTTGAGATTTTGACCAACCCAGCAAGAGTGGTTCCTGCTCAGGAGAAGTTCATTAAGTTTCTAGAAGACAGCCGATATGCGCCCGTGAAGTTGGCACCATCAGGGTTTGTTCTTCTTAGAGACCTGCGCCCTGATGAACCAGAGGCACTGTCCCTAACAGATGCGCCTGCATTAGCAGCATCTCCAGCGGGTGGATCAGCAGTAGGTCAACAGAGTTCCTCATCAGCTATGGCTGTTGATGATGAACCTCAGCCCCCTCAGCCTTTTGAGTTCACATCCTGA
- the LOC105796074 gene encoding classical arabinogalactan protein 9, translated as MGSKICMLLLYSTMAATLLTHCDARTSMGMMKDPKHGRSSVIKHTNKLQLMSKLMSLVMEQPTDNSNTQPYGVSSPFSLPPFDSLPPLNSPPYFPPPPSLSGTVLSPNPPGVLPSPPQTIPTPMSPSGPILSPPSPIESNPSPTVFFPPIVYPPPTVPPPPNMAPTTALWCVAKPSVPDPIIQEAMNYACAAGADCDSIQPSGSCFQPDSLFAHASYAFNSYWQKSKLDGGSCEFGGTAILVAIDPSYNGCHFEYQY; from the exons ATGGGAAGCAAGATTTGCATGCTCCTTCTCTATTCAACAATGGCGGCCACTCTGTTAACACATTGCG ATGCAAGAACATCAATGGGAATGATGAAAGATCCGAAACATGGAAGAAGTTCAGTCATAAAGCACACAAACAAATTGCAGCTAATGAGTAAACTTATGAGTTTAGTGATGGAACAACCAACTGATAATTCCAATACTCAACCTTATGGTGTGAGTTCACCATTTTCTTTGCCACCTTTTGATTCTCTCCCTCCTCTAAATTCTCCTCCGTACTTTCCCCCTCCACCGAGCTTATCCGGGACAGTTCTGAGCCCGAACCCACCAGGAGTACTTCCAAGCCCACCACAAACAATACCGACACCAATGAGCCCATCGGGGCCCATTTTGAGCCCACCATCTCCAATAGAGTCTAATCCAAGTCCAACAGTGTTTTTTCCACCCATTGTCTATCCTCCACCAACGGTTCCACCACCTCCGAACATGGCTCCAACCACAGCCTTGTGGTGCGTAGCTAAGCCCTCGGTGCCTGACCCAATCATTCAAGAAGCTATGAATTATGCCTGTGCGGCTGGAGCAGATTGTGATTCGATTCAGCCTAGTGGGTCGTGCTTTCAGCCTGATAGCTTGTTTGCACATGCTTCCTATGCCTTCAATAGTTATTGGCAAAAATCTAAGCTTGATGGTGGTTCATGTGAATTTGGAGGCACTGCCATACTTGTCGCTATTGATCCAA GCTATAATGGCTGCCATTTTGAGTATCAATATTGA
- the LOC105796567 gene encoding uncharacterized protein LOC105796567 isoform X1 has protein sequence MKIFHLFLISLLLFSFSKAESNGSVFFIDSSTHQFLRAQSTNDLAQSESILLPEVGAAVSVLLGVAPTVTLSASGSSKLNEVLIPNPFDRPRAVFIFEVGGIDDPLVVEPKNALFSKALKNSVDLGSSKADILFPDEEDLSMISLDHPLGDYCEEEINEFASWLGGSYATDVTKPLDGVLTIPLANGFDCLQKVHREFASKLFALYRNIRKAMERHEDLSQTLRRPAELIMGSFYGIKHDTDGFDKQGMRLLLATLNRIFDSLQTTYEGHIVGVILFNGVPQPESKTLMNMMYTSRPSPRWLEETKSSLNTTLAAQMLVRRTLAWITGVVLLIATLLGVYFLLNMPLTRDTLLYSNVKLD, from the exons ATGaagattttccatcttttcctaATTTCCTTACTTCTCTTCTCATTTTCTAag GCTGAATCTAATGGATCCGTTTTCTTCATTGATAGTTCAACTCATCAATTCCTTCGCGCACAATCCACCAACGATCTCGCACAG TCGGAGTCAATACTATTACCGGAAGTTGGTGCAGCCGTATCAGTCTTGCTTGGTGTTGCCCCAACTGTAACGCTTTCAGCTTCTGGTTCATCTAAG CTGAATGAGGTTCTCATTCCTAATCCATTTGATAGACCTCGcgctgtttttatttttgaagtcgGAGGAATTGATG ATCCTCTTGTTGTCGAACCCAAGAATGCTCTCTTCAGCAAAGCCTTGAAGAATAGTGTTGATCTTGGTTCAAGTAAAGCGGACATATTGTTTCCAG ATGAGGAGGACTTATCCATGATTTCTTTGGACCACCCTCTAGGGGACTACTGTGAAGAAGAGATCAATGAATTT GCATCTTGGTTGGGTGGATCATATGCTACTGATGTTACAAAACCCTTGGATGGAGTATTGACTATTCCCTTGGCAAATG GTTTTGATTGTTTGCAGAAAGTGCACAGGGAATTTGCATCAAAACTGTTTGCTCTGTACCGCAATATAAGGAAAGCAATGGAGAGGCATGAAGATTTGTCACAGACTTTGCGTAGACCGGCTGAGTTAATAATGGGTTCATTTTATGGAATTAAG CATGACACTGATGGTTTTGATAAACAAGGAATGAGGCTTCTGCTTGCGACACTTAACAGGATATTTGATTCATTGCAGACAACTTATGAAG GTCATATTGTGGGGGTTATTCTCTTTAATGGGGTACCTCAACCAGAATCCAAAACATTGATGAACATGATGTACACCTCTCGTCCATCTCCGCGCTGGTTGGAAGAAACAAAAAGCTCTCTTAATACCACTCTTGCAGCACAAATGCTGGTTAGAAGGACCCTTGCTTGGATAACTGGAGTTGTTCTTCTCATTGCAACTCTCTTGGG GGTTTACTTCCTTCTCAATATGCCACTGACGAGAGACACACTTTTGTACTCAAATGTCAAGCTAGACTAA
- the LOC105796567 gene encoding uncharacterized protein LOC105796567 isoform X2 has product MKIFHLFLISLLLFSFSKAESNGSVFFIDSSTHQFLRAQSTNDLAQSESILLPEVGAAVSVLLGVAPTVTLSASGSSKLNEVLIPNPFDRPRAVFIFEVGGIDDPLVVEPKNALFSKALKNSVDLGSSKADILFPDEEDLSMISLDHPLGDYCEEEINEFASWLGGSYATDVTKPLDGVLTIPLANGDNMNLHMSKKVHREFASKLFALYRNIRKAMERHEDLSQTLRRPAELIMGSFYGIKHDTDGFDKQGMRLLLATLNRIFDSLQTTYEGHIVGVILFNGVPQPESKTLMNMMYTSRPSPRWLEETKSSLNTTLAAQMLVRRTLAWITGVVLLIATLLGLRSILYIH; this is encoded by the exons ATGaagattttccatcttttcctaATTTCCTTACTTCTCTTCTCATTTTCTAag GCTGAATCTAATGGATCCGTTTTCTTCATTGATAGTTCAACTCATCAATTCCTTCGCGCACAATCCACCAACGATCTCGCACAG TCGGAGTCAATACTATTACCGGAAGTTGGTGCAGCCGTATCAGTCTTGCTTGGTGTTGCCCCAACTGTAACGCTTTCAGCTTCTGGTTCATCTAAG CTGAATGAGGTTCTCATTCCTAATCCATTTGATAGACCTCGcgctgtttttatttttgaagtcgGAGGAATTGATG ATCCTCTTGTTGTCGAACCCAAGAATGCTCTCTTCAGCAAAGCCTTGAAGAATAGTGTTGATCTTGGTTCAAGTAAAGCGGACATATTGTTTCCAG ATGAGGAGGACTTATCCATGATTTCTTTGGACCACCCTCTAGGGGACTACTGTGAAGAAGAGATCAATGAATTT GCATCTTGGTTGGGTGGATCATATGCTACTGATGTTACAAAACCCTTGGATGGAGTATTGACTATTCCCTTGGCAAATGGTGATAACATGAATCTTCATATGTCAAAG AAAGTGCACAGGGAATTTGCATCAAAACTGTTTGCTCTGTACCGCAATATAAGGAAAGCAATGGAGAGGCATGAAGATTTGTCACAGACTTTGCGTAGACCGGCTGAGTTAATAATGGGTTCATTTTATGGAATTAAG CATGACACTGATGGTTTTGATAAACAAGGAATGAGGCTTCTGCTTGCGACACTTAACAGGATATTTGATTCATTGCAGACAACTTATGAAG GTCATATTGTGGGGGTTATTCTCTTTAATGGGGTACCTCAACCAGAATCCAAAACATTGATGAACATGATGTACACCTCTCGTCCATCTCCGCGCTGGTTGGAAGAAACAAAAAGCTCTCTTAATACCACTCTTGCAGCACAAATGCTGGTTAGAAGGACCCTTGCTTGGATAACTGGAGTTGTTCTTCTCATTGCAACTCTCTTGGGGTTAagatccattttatatattcattaa
- the LOC105795599 gene encoding LOW QUALITY PROTEIN: 40S ribosomal protein S5 (The sequence of the model RefSeq protein was modified relative to this genomic sequence to represent the inferred CDS: inserted 2 bases in 1 codon), with product MATAIAAPANASLQDPTKSHPDVKLFNRWSFEEVQVSDISLSDYIGVQPSKHATYVPHTAGRYSVKRFRKAQCPIVERLTNSLMMHGRNNGKKLMAVRIVKHAMEIIYLLXQVIVDAIINSGPREDATRIGSAGVVRRQAVDISPLRRVNQAIYLLTTGARESAFRNIKTIAECLADELINAAKGSSNSYAIKKKDEIERVAKANR from the exons ATGGCGACAGCCATTGCAGCCCCTGCCAACGCCTCACTGCAAGACCCAACCAAGTCTCACCCTGACGTCAAGCTCTTCAATCGCTGGAGCTTCGAGGAAGTTCaa GTTTCTGATATCTCTTTGAGTGACTACATTGGTGTTCAACCTTCCAAACATGCAACCTATGTGCCACACACTGCTGGGAGGTACTCAGTTAAGCGTTTTAGAAAGGCTCAGTGCCCCATTGTTGAGAGGCTTACAAACTCATTGATGATGCATGGCCGAAACAATGGAAAGAAACTTATGGCAGTCAGGATTGTGAAGCATGCTATGGAAATTATTTATCTCCT TCAAGTCATTGTTGATGCCATCATCAACAG TGGACCTCGTGAAGATGCTACTCGTATTGGTTCTGCTGGTGTTGTGAGGCGTCAGGCTGTTGATATTTCTCCTCTTCGTCGAGTGAATCAGGCCATCTATCTCCTCACCACTGGTGCTCGTGAGTCTGCGTTCAGAAACATTAAAACTATCGCTGAATGTTTGGCTGATGAGCTTATTAACGCAGCAAAGGGATCATCTAACAG CTATGCCATCAAGAAGAAGGACGAAATCGAGAGAGTTGCCAAGGCCAATCGTTGA
- the LOC105795598 gene encoding uncharacterized protein LOC105795598: protein MSQCLRVARKEMEIQHFSHHHPLVFIQDHSVAALCLGCEKPVEGWSYGCSQCEFYLHKGCAELELAPQIQHPFHPKHPLNLLPKSPYPSVCDLCGKDFDGFVYTCYDCKFDLHINCALLQSSIAANFPNSLHPHLLFFIQNPNKEVEPDCYVCQKPISGPFYHCSDCTIHLTFIRNVLS, encoded by the coding sequence ATGTCACAGTGTCTGAGAGTTGCAAGGAAAGAGATGGAAATTCAACATTTCAGCCATCACCATCCTTTGGTCTTCATCCAAGATCACAGTGTTGCAGCTCTTTGCCTCGGGTGTGAGAAACCTGTAGAGGGCTGGAGCTACGGCTGCAGTCAATGTGAGTTTTATCTTCATAAGGGATGTGCTGAGTTAGAGTTAGCCCCCCAGATTCAGCATCCCTTCCACCCCAAACACCCTCTCAATCTTTTGCCAAAATCACCTTATCCTTCGGTGTGCGATTTGTGTGGTAAGGACTTTGACGGATTTGTTTATACTTGCTATGATTGTAAGTTCGATCTGCACATCAATTGTGCTTTGCTTCAATCATCCATTGCTGCAAATTTTCCTAATTCTTTGCACCCCCATCTGTTGTTCTTCATTCAAAATCCTAACAAGGAAGTCGAGCCTGATTGCTACGTGTGTCAAAAACCAATATCTGGTCCATTTTACCACTGTTCAGATTGCACTATCCATTTAACCTTCATAAGGAATGTGCTGAGTTAG
- the LOC105796567 gene encoding uncharacterized protein LOC105796567 isoform X3, translating to MKIFHLFLISLLLFSFSKAESNGSVFFIDSSTHQFLRAQSTNDLAQSESILLPEVGAAVSVLLGVAPTVTLSASGSSKLNEVLIPNPFDRPRAVFIFEVGGIDDPLVVEPKNALFSKALKNSVDLGSSKADILFPDEEDLSMISLDHPLGDYCEEEINEFASWLGGSYATDVTKPLDGVLTIPLANGDNMNLHMSKKVHREFASKLFALYRNIRKAMERHEDLSQTLRRPAELIMGSFYGIKHDTDGFDKQGMRLLLATLNRIFDSLQTTYEGHIVGVILFNGVPQPESKTLMNMMYTSRPSPRWLEETKSSLNTTLAAQMLVRRTLAWITGVVLLIATLLGFTSFSICH from the exons ATGaagattttccatcttttcctaATTTCCTTACTTCTCTTCTCATTTTCTAag GCTGAATCTAATGGATCCGTTTTCTTCATTGATAGTTCAACTCATCAATTCCTTCGCGCACAATCCACCAACGATCTCGCACAG TCGGAGTCAATACTATTACCGGAAGTTGGTGCAGCCGTATCAGTCTTGCTTGGTGTTGCCCCAACTGTAACGCTTTCAGCTTCTGGTTCATCTAAG CTGAATGAGGTTCTCATTCCTAATCCATTTGATAGACCTCGcgctgtttttatttttgaagtcgGAGGAATTGATG ATCCTCTTGTTGTCGAACCCAAGAATGCTCTCTTCAGCAAAGCCTTGAAGAATAGTGTTGATCTTGGTTCAAGTAAAGCGGACATATTGTTTCCAG ATGAGGAGGACTTATCCATGATTTCTTTGGACCACCCTCTAGGGGACTACTGTGAAGAAGAGATCAATGAATTT GCATCTTGGTTGGGTGGATCATATGCTACTGATGTTACAAAACCCTTGGATGGAGTATTGACTATTCCCTTGGCAAATGGTGATAACATGAATCTTCATATGTCAAAG AAAGTGCACAGGGAATTTGCATCAAAACTGTTTGCTCTGTACCGCAATATAAGGAAAGCAATGGAGAGGCATGAAGATTTGTCACAGACTTTGCGTAGACCGGCTGAGTTAATAATGGGTTCATTTTATGGAATTAAG CATGACACTGATGGTTTTGATAAACAAGGAATGAGGCTTCTGCTTGCGACACTTAACAGGATATTTGATTCATTGCAGACAACTTATGAAG GTCATATTGTGGGGGTTATTCTCTTTAATGGGGTACCTCAACCAGAATCCAAAACATTGATGAACATGATGTACACCTCTCGTCCATCTCCGCGCTGGTTGGAAGAAACAAAAAGCTCTCTTAATACCACTCTTGCAGCACAAATGCTGGTTAGAAGGACCCTTGCTTGGATAACTGGAGTTGTTCTTCTCATTGCAACTCTCTTGGG GTTTACTTCCTTCTCAATATGCCACTGA
- the LOC105796567 gene encoding uncharacterized protein LOC105796567 isoform X4 produces MKIFHLFLISLLLFSFSKAESNGSVFFIDSSTHQFLRAQSTNDLAQSESILLPEVGAAVSVLLGVAPTVTLSASGSSKLNEVLIPNPFDRPRAVFIFEVGGIDDPLVVEPKNALFSKALKNSVDLGSSKADILFPDEEDLSMISLDHPLGDYCEEEINEFASWLGGSYATDVTKPLDGVLTIPLANGDNMNLHMSKKVHREFASKLFALYRNIRKAMERHEDLSQTLRRPAELIMGSFYGIKHDTDGFDKQGMRLLLATLNRIFDSLQTTYEGHIVGVILFNGVPQPESKTLMNMMYTSRPSPRWLEETKSSLNTTLAAQMLVYFLLNMPLTRDTLLYSNVKLD; encoded by the exons ATGaagattttccatcttttcctaATTTCCTTACTTCTCTTCTCATTTTCTAag GCTGAATCTAATGGATCCGTTTTCTTCATTGATAGTTCAACTCATCAATTCCTTCGCGCACAATCCACCAACGATCTCGCACAG TCGGAGTCAATACTATTACCGGAAGTTGGTGCAGCCGTATCAGTCTTGCTTGGTGTTGCCCCAACTGTAACGCTTTCAGCTTCTGGTTCATCTAAG CTGAATGAGGTTCTCATTCCTAATCCATTTGATAGACCTCGcgctgtttttatttttgaagtcgGAGGAATTGATG ATCCTCTTGTTGTCGAACCCAAGAATGCTCTCTTCAGCAAAGCCTTGAAGAATAGTGTTGATCTTGGTTCAAGTAAAGCGGACATATTGTTTCCAG ATGAGGAGGACTTATCCATGATTTCTTTGGACCACCCTCTAGGGGACTACTGTGAAGAAGAGATCAATGAATTT GCATCTTGGTTGGGTGGATCATATGCTACTGATGTTACAAAACCCTTGGATGGAGTATTGACTATTCCCTTGGCAAATGGTGATAACATGAATCTTCATATGTCAAAG AAAGTGCACAGGGAATTTGCATCAAAACTGTTTGCTCTGTACCGCAATATAAGGAAAGCAATGGAGAGGCATGAAGATTTGTCACAGACTTTGCGTAGACCGGCTGAGTTAATAATGGGTTCATTTTATGGAATTAAG CATGACACTGATGGTTTTGATAAACAAGGAATGAGGCTTCTGCTTGCGACACTTAACAGGATATTTGATTCATTGCAGACAACTTATGAAG GTCATATTGTGGGGGTTATTCTCTTTAATGGGGTACCTCAACCAGAATCCAAAACATTGATGAACATGATGTACACCTCTCGTCCATCTCCGCGCTGGTTGGAAGAAACAAAAAGCTCTCTTAATACCACTCTTGCAGCACAAATGCTG GTTTACTTCCTTCTCAATATGCCACTGACGAGAGACACACTTTTGTACTCAAATGTCAAGCTAGACTAA